Genomic segment of Streptomyces roseifaciens:
GCCGGTGACTGCCGGGATGCGGGCGGGGCGGAGGGCGGCGTGCTGGCCCATGACCTCCTCCAAGAGGTCATACGTGCGCTCCTGGACGGCAGGCCTTGCCGGCGTGAGATGGCCGGACAGTACGGTCAGGATGCGCTGCAGAACGGCCGGGCTGTTCTGGCAGGCTGCCAGGGGAGTGTCCCACCCGGCGGGGGCGGCGGACGCGGTCGTGGTGGTCATGCCATGCCCCACAGGGCCAGCGATTCCACCAGCAGCAGCCCCCGCCCGTGCTGGGCGTCGTCGTCCGGGCTCATCATGCTGCCGATCGCGGCGACGAATGTCCGGTGGTGGTGTCGCCCCTGATGCTCGGGCTGACCTGCCACGTCATCTCACGATCAGCCACGGTGATACTGACTCGCACGGAGCGCCCTCGCCCGCACGCTTTGACCTGCGCATCGCGGGTCCGGTGGTCTCCAACCCATTCCAAAAGCAGCGCGCCGGTCTCCTGGGGGAGGAAGGAGGAGAAGGTTCTCAGGCTTGTGTGCAGCCACCGGATGGCCTGCACAGGGCTGGAGAGGTTCAGCTCCTCCCGCAGCACCTGCCGGTCCTCGGACGAGGTCACGTGCCCGGTGCGTTCACACACCCAGGACACGTGGGACAGGTCCGATGGCAGCGGGTGGGGCGGATCCCAGTCGACGGCCACACAGGAACCCTCCCGAGGCCACTCGACCCGCAACCGGGCCACGGCTGCGGACGTCCAGTCCTCATCCTGACCGCCCCGAGGGATCACGATTCCCTTCAGAGCAGCCTTGCCTGCCCGCCCGCGGTTCTGGCCGCCGGTGCGGGCGTGCCCGGCCGTCAGACGGGTGAGGACCTGCTGCAGCCGGCAGGCATCCGTCAACCGACCGCCCTGACCGTGCTCACCGTCGTCCCAGCGGATCCAGCGCAGCCCGTGCGGTGCCCAGGCCGTGCTCTCGCGAGGTGGCACGACCACGGCGGACCCCCGGCCCAGCACCACGGCCTCCTTCGGCAGGCGGGAGCCGTCGAGACGCCGGGCGGGCACGAAGAAGTAAAGCTGCTGAGCACCCTCGTCAACCAGCGGCGTACCGCCACTGCCCGGGGTTTCGGCCTCGAGCGCCGTGCAGGCCTGCAGCCCCAGACCGAGGGGGACGCGTACGGCGTCCCAAGTCTCGCCGGCGTCAACGGCACTGGGACTGCTGACATCGAGGGAGGCAATCACTGCCGACCTCCCCACCCCGTGGGGTACACCGACCGCCGGCACGTCGTGGTCATCACCGAGATCCCCTCCATGAGAGACCCTTCTGCTGTCTGACTGCTGCGAGGACGAGCGGCAGCGGTGCGGCTCGCAGCACGCCGCGCCTTTCTGGCCGCCGCCGTGGATTCGGACGGGCCGTCTCCGCAAAGCGAGAGGTCCGAGCCTGATGCCTGCAGGGAGCCATCTCCACCCCCATTCCTCCCCCGGACCTTCCCCGGATTGAGAGGGCAGTCCCCGGAGTTACCCCGGACCTTCCCCGGGTCTGCTAAACCCTGCTCGGGAAGGGAAGTTAGGAGGGTGCAGACGCTATTTTCGAAGGCACGGATCGTGCTGGGCCTACGGCAATGGGGGGCGCAATGCGCACACTGCTGCGGAAGCTGCTCGACGAGCGGGGGCAGCGCGATTACTCCGCCTTCTTGCCGCACTTCCGGAAGGCCGCCCGGGAGCTCGCGGACATCGAGGGCAACCCCGACCTCAGGAAGCTTGAGCCCGCTCTGAAGACCTTCGAGTACTGGTACTACGGCCAGCGCCACCCCCAGCGGGACGCCCGACGCGTGCTCACCCACATGTTCGGGCTGACCGTCCAGCAGCTGTGGAGCCCGGCGCCCGAGAGCACCAGCCAGGCCCTCCCGCCCGGGCCCTGCCCTGACGGCCGCGCCGACCCGGGCACGGTCCTCAACGAGATGAGAAGGACGGCACAAATGGCAGCACAGCGCGCAGCAGACTTCGTCATGGGAGCCGAACGAGGCCAGATCGGCCCCGAGACCCTCGGCCTCCTGGCCGACCGGGTGCAGTCGATCGTCGAGGACTACCCGCGGGTCCCCCTGCCGCAGATCTGGGACGAGATCGCACGGACCCAGGACGAGGTGTTCCGCCTCCTGGAAAGCGGCCGGGTCGCACGCCCGGCGCAGATCCGCGAGCTCAACATCCTCGCCGCGATCCTCTCCTTCCACATGGCCAAGGGCTCGCACGACATAGGCGACGCGAAGCTGGCGATGTACCAGGCCCGCGCCGCCGGCCTGTGCGCCCAGCACGCCGAACACCCCGGCCTCATCGCCCTCACCTACGGCCTGAAGTCGCTCATCACCTACTGGTCGAACAAAGCCACCGAGGCCCTGCACTACGCCCGCCAGGGAGCTGCCGAATGCCCCGGCGTGCGCGGCACGGTCATCGTGTGGCTGGCCGGGCTGGAAGCCCGCGCCGCTGCCCTCCTCGGCGACGCCGAAGCCGCACAAGCCGCCATCCGCCGCGCGCACGAACTCCGCGACCGTGTCGTGGCCGACGACCTCGACAATCTCGGCGGCCTGCTCCTCTTCCCCGGCAAGAAGCACCTGTACTACACCGTGGAAACCCGGGTGCTCCTGCACGACGGCACCACCGGCACCGTCGCCATGGCCGAGGAAGCCGTTGAGGGGTTCGCCGACCACAACGACCCGCACTGGGCCTTCGGCGACCAGGCCGGAGCCCAGTGCAACCTTGCCCTGACCCGCCTCCACGCCGGAGAGATCGACGGAGCCGCCGAAGCCATCCGGCCCGTCCTCGACCTCGCCCCCGCCCTGCGCAACCGCGGCATCGTCGTTTCCGCCAACCGCGTCCGCGCCGCCCTCCCCACAGGCACCGCCCGGGAAGCCGTCACAGCCCGGGACCTGCGCGAGGAGATCGAGGCCTACAGCCCCGGACAACTCGCCCTTCCCCGCTGAACTGCGCGGGTAGAGTCGCTGGACATGTACCCGGTCAGCCGCCGCAGCCAGCGCCTGGAGCTCCGTGAGCTCACCCGCAACGACACCGACGCCGTCCACGCGATCTACGGCAGCTCGAAAGCAACCGAACACCTCAGTTTCGAGCCCCGCACCCGCGACCAGGTGGACCAACTCGTGACGCGGTCGATCACCCTGGCAAGCTCGGAGCCCCGCGAGGAGTACGCCCTCGCCATCACTGCACGCGAGACAGGCAGCCTGATCGGCTTCGGCCGCCTGGCCACCGATCCCCACCAGCAGCGCGCGGCCACCTTCGGCTTCGCGCTGCGCCCGGACGCGTGGGGCGTCGGCCATGGCACCGAGACCGTCCGACTCCTGCTTGGCCTGGGCTTCGAAGAGCTGGGCCTGCACCGGATCTGGGGCGCTCGATCGCCCCTCAATGAGGCCTCCGCTCGGACGATGCGCAAAGCCGGCATGAGCGAGGAAGGACGCATCCGCGAGCACATCTGCAAGGGCGGCACATGGCGCGACTCCATCGTCCACGCCATGCTCGACCACGAGTGGAGGCGCTGAAACTGACACACACGTTGCGGGGAGCCGCACGTTCCCGGCACGAAAGGCCGGCGGCCGGCCACCGGTACCTTCGTCCACCGCAACCACCGCCGCCCCAACCAGCTCGCCCTCTCCTTTCCCCGCCTCCTGCACGTACAAGGCCGCGACCTGCACGTCACCGACCTCGACGCCATCGACGGCACCCCGATCGTGGACCTCGCCCCCTACTTCCCGCAGATGGGACCCCGCAGCGCCGTCACCACCCCCGGCTGGCCGGCAGAAATGCTCCGCCACTACTGGGACACCCCCACCCAGCGCTGACAGCCCCACCACCGCACGCCCGGCAGCACGCGGACCTCAACACACCGGAGGCTCGGACTCGCATCCCGCATCGTGCTCCCGAGGGAGCACCCCGCCGCCGCGGCGCTCACAGCCCACCCCGCACGACCAGAGGAGCGGGACGGAACCCGTTGGGCAGGGAGTGTCCCGGCTGTGCCGCGCCGACCGCCTGGACGAGACGGAACGGCCTGGTGCAGGGCATGCGCTGGGAGGCCCACCGGTGGTTGTCCAGGAGAAGGCCCTCGCCCGCCCGGAGCCTGACCTCAAAGGCCGCCGTGTTCAGGGCGGACCGGAGGTCAGCAAGGCGTGCAGCGGCCGCCTCGTGCCAGCGGACCGGAGCGTCCAGGCCCAGGCGCAAGGCCACATTCCCGTCCTTGTGGTGTGCGAAGAGCGGGCCGCGCACGCCGCCAGTGCCACCGAAGAGAGCCGCAGAGTCGTCTGAGAAGACAGCCGCCGCGGCCGGAGAACGCCGCTGCAGCTCGTGGTACAGCCGTCGCCCGTCCACCAAACGGTAGGAGACACCGTTCGCGGGAGCCCGCAAGCAGGCCAGTACTACCAGCCGGGGCGGGTTCTCAAGGTCATACCCGGTGGTCGACAGGCCCGCTGGCCCGCGGCCGGTGGGCGCCACGCCGTGGGGCCGCTGCCCCCGGAGGCCGGCAAGGGACGACAGCCCGTCCGGGCCACTGTCCCTCTGCCGTTCCATGCGCATCACCCGCGGAGCAAAACGGGCCACAGTATCCCTGTCGGCCAGCCCCTCCAACCGGACGATTCCCCCGCCGCGTACCCCGGCGGCGCACCGCTGGACATCGCCCGGGCGTAAGACCCGTACGAGGTCGACAGGTACAGCCGCTCTGGCGGGGGCATGGACGAAGGTTCGGGGGAGGGGCATGGCGGCATCACTTTCCCGAGGTCGGACCTTGCTGCTGCGCTGCCCTCCCGGGAGGCAAAGGCCCAGACGCGCATGGTCAAGGAGCTGGAGGAGAAAGAAGCAAGGGGAGGCTGGCGATATCCAGCCACCCGCCAACCATCCACCGGCGTACGCCGGTTGCGCACATTCGAATACGTAATACGGTGAGTGAATCTCGCTATGGCACGATCGGCGCCACAACCTGGTGGCGCACCGGCGGTGGCGCTGACCCGGGGCAGCCAGACAAGGGGGGGACGTGTGAACGGGCGACGACGCTGCCGGACATGCAGCCATGAGCTCAGCCGGTACAACCCAGACGATCACTGCGCCGCCTGCAGCAGCCAGCCGGCCCTGCCAGCCGGTGCAGCGCGACGGGACCTGCCCGCCGACGTGTGGGAGCACAGGGACGTACGCGAGGCTCTTGCCGCGTTCGACTTCGGAGCCTTATGCCGCCTGCTGCGCCGGTACACCGGCTGGCGGCAGAGCGACCTTGCCGCCCTCCTGGGAATGAATCAGGGCATCTTGTCGCAGATCGAACGGAATGTGCGGCGCCTGACGGACATCGACAAGATCCGCGCCTTCCTCCAGGCTCTCGGAACCCCGCCGGAACTATCCCCCTTACACCCCCGCTCCCAGCCCACCACACCCCCTCCTCCCGGCGCCTCTGACCTCACCGCCCGTGCCGCCGCCGACTCCCTCGCCTTCACCCAGCAGATCACTCCAGGCAATGTCGACGACCAAGAGCTGGAGTACCTGTCCCTGGAACTCAGCCGCATCGCCATCGCCTACGTACACAGCCCCGTGCTCCCCCTCTTTACCGACCTGCTCATCGTCCGGGACAGGACCTTTCACCTCATCCAGGGCCCCCAGCGCCCCACGCACCGCAGCACCCTGCTCATGCTCGCCGGGACCGCCTGCCTGCTCCTCGCCCACGCCTCCCAGAACATCGGGGACGACCGGTCCGCCCTCGTGCAACTGCACACCGCCTACTCATGCGCCGACCAGGCCGACCACAGGGGACTCAAAGCCTGGGTCCGCGCCACCTACGCACTGTTCGCCGAATGGTCCCCCCGCCGCCGGCAAGCCCTGACCTTCACGCACCAGGCCTGGGACCTCGCCCCGCCCGGCGACTCGCGCATCCGCATCGCCGCCATCGAAGCACGCACCGCAGCACGCCTCGGCGACCACGACCGCGCCCTGCACGCCCTGGCACGCATGCACACCGCCCAGGCCGAAACCCCCGTCCACGACGAGCTCAGCGAACTCGGCGGCATCCTGACCTTCCCCCGGGCCAAACAGGAATACTACGAAGGAGCCGTCCACAGCCTCCTGGAAGACCACACCACAGCAGAACAGCACGCCTCCGAGGCACTGCGCCGCTACGCCGTAGGCCCCGCAGAGCAGCGGTCGTACGGCGATGAAGCCCTTGCCCTGATCGACGTCGTCACCGCACGCCTGGCCCTCGGCGACCTCCACGGCGCAAGCGAGCTGCTGGAGCGCATCCTCACCCTTCCCCCCACGCTCCGCATCCAGCAGCTCCAGGACAGACTCCACCGCGTGCGAGCGATGCTGCAGCATCCCGCCCTCCGGCACAGTCCTGCAGCCCGGCAACTGGCCGAACTCACCCGCGGGTATGAAGTCATCAGCACCCACACCCCGATACCGTCCTCGCGATGACGATCACCACCACGCGACCAGAAGACGCCGCCCGCGCCGCCAGCCTCACACACGGCCTGGACGCGCGTGACCTCACACCCTTGCGCGCACACGCCACCTCCGTCTACCACCTGCCCCACGAAGCCGCCGTCGCCAGGGTCAGCCCCCTGACCAAACAAGAAGCCGTCACCCGAGGCGTCACCCTCACACACTGGCTCGCAGCCCAGGGCTACCCAGCCACCGAGCCCCTGCCCCTCCAGCCCACACCACACGGCCCCTACCTCGTCACCTTCTGGCACCACTACCCGCAACACAGCCGACCCCAGCCAACCCCCGAACACCTCGGCCACCTGCTGCGCCTGCTCCACGACCTGCCCCCGCCGCCGGCGGCCCTACCGGTCTACCAGCCGCTCGCCCAGCTGAGCGCCACGGTCGCCCGCAGCAGCTACCTGACCCCGGACATACGCACCTGGCTCACCCGCACCATCACCGAACTCCTGACCGCCTACCGGAAGCTGCACTTCCCCTTGGGTACCGGACTCATCCACGGCGACGCCTACCCCGGCAACACCCTCTGGGACGGCACATCCGTGCGCCTCGGCGACTGGGACGAAGCCGCCACCGGGCCACGGGAACTCGACCTCGCCAACACGCACCAGGGAGTGCGCTTCGGCCGAACACCTACGGCCATCGAAGCATTCACCAGGGCCTACGGCCACGACCCACGCGGCTGGCCAGGACTTCCCGTTCTGATCGCCATGCGCGACCTTCACACCCTGGGCTCGTTCATCAGGCGCGCGGACACCGGTGACCCCCACGCCACCCGGCAGCTCAAGCATCGCCTCAGCACCCT
This window contains:
- a CDS encoding TauD/TfdA family dioxygenase, which produces MAACPAASSPVHTSPPCLAAPGQRHRRCATRLWRRSCHSEIHSPYYVFECAQPAYAGGWLAGGWISPASPCFFLLQLLDHARLGLCLPGGQRSSKVRPRESDAAMPLPRTFVHAPARAAVPVDLVRVLRPGDVQRCAAGVRGGGIVRLEGLADRDTVARFAPRVMRMERQRDSGPDGLSSLAGLRGQRPHGVAPTGRGPAGLSTTGYDLENPPRLVVLACLRAPANGVSYRLVDGRRLYHELQRRSPAAAAVFSDDSAALFGGTGGVRGPLFAHHKDGNVALRLGLDAPVRWHEAAAARLADLRSALNTAAFEVRLRAGEGLLLDNHRWASQRMPCTRPFRLVQAVGAAQPGHSLPNGFRPAPLVVRGGL
- a CDS encoding helix-turn-helix domain-containing protein, giving the protein MWEHRDVREALAAFDFGALCRLLRRYTGWRQSDLAALLGMNQGILSQIERNVRRLTDIDKIRAFLQALGTPPELSPLHPRSQPTTPPPPGASDLTARAAADSLAFTQQITPGNVDDQELEYLSLELSRIAIAYVHSPVLPLFTDLLIVRDRTFHLIQGPQRPTHRSTLLMLAGTACLLLAHASQNIGDDRSALVQLHTAYSCADQADHRGLKAWVRATYALFAEWSPRRRQALTFTHQAWDLAPPGDSRIRIAAIEARTAARLGDHDRALHALARMHTAQAETPVHDELSELGGILTFPRAKQEYYEGAVHSLLEDHTTAEQHASEALRRYAVGPAEQRSYGDEALALIDVVTARLALGDLHGASELLERILTLPPTLRIQQLQDRLHRVRAMLQHPALRHSPAARQLAELTRGYEVISTHTPIPSSR
- a CDS encoding phosphotransferase enzyme family protein; amino-acid sequence: MTITTTRPEDAARAASLTHGLDARDLTPLRAHATSVYHLPHEAAVARVSPLTKQEAVTRGVTLTHWLAAQGYPATEPLPLQPTPHGPYLVTFWHHYPQHSRPQPTPEHLGHLLRLLHDLPPPPAALPVYQPLAQLSATVARSSYLTPDIRTWLTRTITELLTAYRKLHFPLGTGLIHGDAYPGNTLWDGTSVRLGDWDEAATGPRELDLANTHQGVRFGRTPTAIEAFTRAYGHDPRGWPGLPVLIAMRDLHTLGSFIRRADTGDPHATRQLKHRLSTLCTGSTTARWDTF
- a CDS encoding GNAT family N-acetyltransferase — translated: MYPVSRRSQRLELRELTRNDTDAVHAIYGSSKATEHLSFEPRTRDQVDQLVTRSITLASSEPREEYALAITARETGSLIGFGRLATDPHQQRAATFGFALRPDAWGVGHGTETVRLLLGLGFEELGLHRIWGARSPLNEASARTMRKAGMSEEGRIREHICKGGTWRDSIVHAMLDHEWRR